The genomic DNA GATCTGGTTGATCTGGTGCATAGGGCCTCCGTAGACACTTTGTTGATGTGCTCCACGGTATGTCACTATGATTGATCTGATAATCCGTACAAACACGAATGACTTGATGAGAAATTCAGGACAATGAATACATCAGGCTTAAATGAATTAGAGGCAGTGCTGGCGGTAGCACGCCATCGCAGCTTTCGGGCGGCAGCAACCGAGTTGGATGTTTCAACATCGGCGCTGAGCCATTCAATCGCGGCGCTTGAGGCGCGCATGGGTGTCCGACTGTTCAATCGTACAACGCGTAGCGTGTCGCTATCGGAGGTCGGGGCAGAGTTCGTCGGCACGATCACACCTGCACTTTCGACCATCCGGATTGCGCTGGAACAAGCTGGGAATAGCCAGGCTGCGCCCACTGGCACATTACGGCTCAATACATCCGCGGGTGCGGCCAAACAGGTGATGCCGCTGTTATTGGAGTACGTGCGGCGTTATCCGCAAATGAAGCTTGATATCGTCACGGAGGGCCGACTGGTCGACATAGTGTCTCAAGGGTTCGACGCAGGAATTCGTCTGGGCGACAGCGTTCCTCAAGATATGATCGCCCTCGATATCAGCCCGCCACAACGCTTTGCTGTTGTTGGCAGCCCCGCCTACTTTGCCAGGCACCCTGCCCCGTTGAGCCCTCTGGATTTAAACGCTCATGAGTGCATCCGCAGTCGAATGCCGAGTGGAGCGATCTATCGATGGGAGTTTGAACGCCACGGGGAAAATATTGCCGTCGACGTACCAGGCGCACTGACACTGGATAACCCGACTTTGATGCTTCAAGCCGCCAGAGCAGGGCTGGGGCTGACTTATTTGACGGAGTGGAATGCCGCTGCAGATATGGCCGAAGGGACATTAGTGCGCGTACTTGAGGAGTGGACGCCGCCTTTTGATTCGCTGCGGCTCTATTACCCAGGCAGACGTCATATTCCGGCAGGGTTAAGGGCGTTGATTGATTTGATCAAGGAGCAAGCGTTTTGACGGCGAGTCTTGACTCGACCCTTTCCGACCGCCCAAAACAAAACCCCAACTGCTTTCGCAATTGGGGTTTCGGAATTTAATCTTGACGATGACCTACTCTCACATGGGGAAACCCCACACTACCATCGGCGATGCATCGTTTCACTACTGAGTTCGGGATGGGATCAGGTGGTTCCAATGCTCTATGGTCGTCAAGAAATTCGGGTACTGAGTCGTGGCGTGTGCCTCGCTTCAGCAAATTGGGTATGTGACAGCTTTCGGTGTTTTGTGAGCGTCGAACTTTCGGTTCATTTCGTCTTCACACACCGCAATCTGATGCTCGTTAGAGTAGTCAAATTGCTTGGGTGTTATATGGTCAAGCCTCACGGGCAATTAGTATTGGTTAGCTCAACGCCTCACAGCGCTTACACACCCAACCTATCAACGTCGTAGTCTTCGACGGCCCTTCAGGGAACTCAAGGTTCCAGTGAGATCTCATCTTGAGGCTAGTTTCCCGCTTAGATGCTTTCAGCGGTTATCTATTCCGAACATAGCTACCCGGCAATGCCACTGGCGTGACAACCGGAACACCAGAGGTTCGTCCACTCCGGTCCTCTCGTACTAGGAGCAGCCCCTCTCAAATCTCAAACGTCCACGGCAGATAGGGACCGAACTGTCTCACGACGTTCTAAACCCAGCTCGCGTACCACTTTAAATGGCGAACAGCCATACCCTTGGGACCGGCTTCAGCCCCAGGATGTGATGAGCCGACATCGAGGTGCCAAACACCGCCGTCGATATGAACTCTTGGGCGGTATCAGCCTGTTATCCCCGGAGTACCTTTTATCCGTTGAGCGATGGCCCTTCCATACAGAACCACCGGATCACTAAGACCTACTTTCGTACCTGCTCGACGTGTCTGTCTCGCAGTCAAGCGCGCTTTTGCCTTTATACTCTACGACCGATTTCCGACCGGTCTGAGCGCACCTTCGTACTCCTCCGTTACTCTTTAGGAGGAGACCGCCCCAGTCAAACTACCCACCATACACTGTCCTCGATCCGGATAACGGACCTGAGTTAGAACCTCAAAGTTGCCAGGGTGGTATTTCAAGGATGGCTCCACGCAGACTGGCGTCCACGCTTCAAAGCCTCCCACCTATCCTACACAAGCAAATTCAAAGTCCAGTGCAAAGCTATAGTAAAGGTTCACGGGGTCTTTCCGTCTAGCCGCGGATACACTGCATCTTCACAGCGATTTCAATTTCACTGAGTCTCGGGTGGAGACAGCGCCGCCATCGTTACGCCATTCGTGCAGGTCGGAACTTACCCGACAAGGAATTTCGCTACCTTAGGACCGTTATAGTTACGGCCGCCGTTTACCGGGGCTTCGATCAAGAGCTTCGCGTTAGCTAACCCCATCAATTAACCTTCCGGCACCGGGCAGGCGTCACACCCTATACGTCCACTTTCGTGTTTGCAGAGTGCTGTGTTTTTAATAAACAGTCGCAGCGGCCTGGTATCTTCGACCGGCATGAGCTTACGGAGCAAGTCCTTCACCCTCACCGGCGCACCTTCTCCCGAAGTTACGGTGCCATTTTGCCTAGTTCCTTCACCCGAGTTCTCTCAAGCGCCTTGGTATTCTCTACCCAACCACCTGTGTCGGTTTGGGGTACGGTTCCTGGTTACCTGAAGCTTAGAAGCTTTTCTTGGAAGCATGGCATCAACCACTTCGCTAACTAAAAGTTAGCTCGTCATCAGCTCTCGGCCTTAAGATCCCGGATTTACCTAAGATCTCAGCCTACCACCTTAAACTTGGACAACCAACGCCAAGCTGGCCTAGCCTTCTCCGTCCCTCCATCGCAATAACCAGAAGTACAGGAATATTAACCTGTTTTCCATCGACTACGCTTTTCAGCCTCGCCTTAGGGACCGACTAACCCTGCGTCGATTAACGTTGCGCAGGAAACCTTGGTCTTTCGGCGTGGGTGTTTTTCACACCCATTGTCGTTACTCATGTCAGCATTCGCACTTCTGATACCTCCAGCAAGCTTCTCAACTCACCTTCACAGGCTTACAGAACGCTCCTCTACCGCATCACTTACGTGATACCCGTAGCTTCGGTGTATGGTTTGAGCCCCGTTACATCTTCCGCGCAGGCCGACTCGACTAGTGAGCTATTACGCTTTCTTTAAAGGGTGGCTGCTTCTAAGCCAACCTCCTAGCTGTCTAAGCCTTCCCACATCGTTTCCCACTTAACCATAACTTTGGGACCTTAGCTGACGGTCTGGGTTGTTTCCCTTTTCACGACGGACGTTAGCACCCGCCGTGTGTCTCCCATGCTCGGCACTTGTAGGTATTCGGAGTTTGCATCGGTTTGGTAAGTCGGGATGACCCCCTAGCCGAAACAGTGCTCTACCCCCTACAGTGATACATGAGGCGCTACCTAAATAGCTTTCGAGGAGAACCAGCTATCTCCGAGCTTGATTAGCCTTTCACTCCGATCCACAGGTCATCCGCTAACTTTTCAACGGTAGTCGGTTCGGTCCTCCAGTTAGTGTTACCCAACCTTCAACCTGCCCATGGATAGATCGCCCGGTTTCGGGTCTATTCCCAGCGACTAGACGCCCTATTAAGACTCGCTTTCGCTACGCCTCCCCTATTCGGTTAAGCTCGCCACTGAAAATAAGTCGCTGACCCATTATACAAAAGGTACGCAGTCACAGAACAAAGTCTGCTCCCACTGCTTGTACGCATACGGTTTCAGGATCTATTTCACTCCCCTCTCCGGGGTTCTTTTCGCCTTTCCCTCACGGTACTAGTTCACTATCGGTCAGTCAGTAGTATTTAGCCTTGGAGGATGGTCCCCCCATATTCAGACAAAGTTTCTCGTGCTCCGTCCTACTCGATTTCATGACTAAGAGATTTTCGCGTACAGGGCTATCACCCACTATGGCCGCACTTTCCAGAGCGTTCCGCTAATCTCAAAGCCACTTAAGGGCTAGTCCCCGTTCGCTCGCCACTACTAAGGGAATCTCGGTTGATTTCTTTTCCTCAGGGTACTTAGATGTTTCAGTTCCCCTGGTTCGCTTCTTGCACCTATGTATTCAGTACAAGATAACCATCTTATGATGGTTGGGTTCCCCCATTCAGACATCTCCGGATCAAAGTCTGTTTGCCGACTCCCCGAAGCTTTTCGCAGGCTACCACGTCTTTCATCGCCTCTGACTGCCAAGGCATCCACCGTATGCGCTTCTTCACTTGACCATATAACCCCAAGCAATCTGGTTATACTGTGAAGACGACATTCGCCGAAAATTCGAATTTCTCAACTAAGAGAACTCACAAATTTTACCTTAGCCTGATCCGTTACCAGTGAAAGTAACGTTCAGTCTATCTTTCTATCACATACCCAAATTTTTAAAGAACGATCTAATCAAAGACTAGAAATCAACATTCACCATCACACTGATGGAATGCTCATTTCTAAGCTTTAAAACTTCAGAAGCAGTAGTGGTGGAGCCAAGCGGGATCGAACCGCTGACCTCCTGCGTGCAAGGCAGGCGCTCTCCCAGCTGAGCTATGGCCCCGTATTTCTACAGGCGTTTCCCACACAAAATTGGTGGGTCTGGGCAGATTCGAACTGCCGACCTCACCCTTATCAGGGGTGCGCTCTAACCAACTGAGCTACAGACCCAATTTCGGGCTGCTTCTTATCGTCTTCTTCAATGAATCAAGCAATTCGTGTGGGAACTTATGGAGCAGCTGATGTCGTCGATTAAGGAGGTGATCCAGCCGCAGGTTCCCCTACGGCTACCTTGTTACGACTTCACCCCAGTCATGAATCACACCGTGGTAACCGTCCTCCCGAAGGTTAGACTAGCTACTTCTGGTGCAACCCACTCCCATGGTGTGACGGGCGGTGTGTACAAGGCCCGGGAACGTATTCACCGCGACATTCTGATTCGCGATTACTAGCGATTCCGACTTCACGCAGTCGAGTTGCAGACTGCGATCCGGACTACGATCGGTTTTATGGGATTAGCTCCACCTCGCGGCTTGGCAACCCTCTGTACCGACCATTGTAGCACGTGTGTAGCCCAGGCCGTAAGGGCCATGATGACTTGACGTCATCCCCACCTTCCTCCGGTTTGTCACCGGCAGTCTCCTTAGAGTGCCCACCATAACGTGCTGGTAACTAAGGACAAGGGTTGCGCTCGTTACGGGACTTAACCCAACATCTCACGACACGAGCTGACGACAGCCATGCAGCACCTGTCTCAATGTTCCCGAAGGCACCAATCCATCTCTGGAAAGTTCATTGGATGTCAAGGCCTGGTAAGGTTCTTCGCGTTGCTTCGAATTAAACCACATGCTCCACCGCTTGTGCGGGCCCCCGTCAATTCATTTGAGTTTTAACCTTGCGGCCGTACTCCCCAGGCGGTCAACTTAATGCGTTAGCTGCGCCACTAAAAGCTCAAGGCTTCCAACGGCTAGTTGACATCGTTTACGGCGTGGACTACCAGGGTATCTAATCCTGTTTGCTCCCCACGCTTTCGCACCTCAGTGTCAGTATTAGTCCAGGTGGTCGCCTTCGCCACTGGTGTTCCTTCCTATATCTACGCATTTCACCGCTACACAGGAAATTCCACCACCCTCTACCATACTCTAGTCAGTCAGTTTTGAATGCAGTTCCCAGGTTGAGCCCGGGGATTTCACATCCAACTTAACAAACCACCTACGCGCGCTTTACGCCCAGTAATTCCGATTAACGCTTGCACCCTCTGTATTACCGCGGCTGCTGGCACAGAGTTAGCCGGTGCTTATTCTGTCGGTAACGTCAAAACAGTTACGTATTAGGCAACTGCCCTTCCTCCCAACTTAAAGTGCTTTACAATCCGAAGACCTTCTTCACACACGCGGCATGGCTGGATCAGGCTTTCGCCCATTGTCCAATATTCCCCACTGCTGCCTCCCGTAGGAGTCTGGACCGTGTCTCAGTTCCAGTGTGACTGATCATCCTCTCAGACCAGTTACGGATCGTCGCCTTGGTGAGCCATTACCTCACCAACTAGCTAATCCGACCTAGGCTCATCTGATAGCGCAAGGCCCGAAGGTCCCCTGCTTTCTCCCGTAGGACGTATGCGGTATTAGCGTCCGTTTCCGGACGTTATCCCCCACTACCAGGCAGATTCCTAGGCATTACTCACCCGTCCGCCGCTCTCAAGAGAAGCAAGCTTCTCTCTACCGCTCGACTTGCATGTGTTAGGCCTGCCGCCAGCGTTCAATCTGAGCCATGATCAAACTCTTCAGTTCAAACATCTTTGGGTTTTTAAGAAACCCTAAACTTGGCTCAGCAATCGTTGGTTACATCTTTGATTTCTCGCGGAGTAACTTGTGATGCTGATAATCTTGTTGACTATCAGTCTGACTCCACAAGCACCCACACGAATTGCTTGATTCAGTTGTTAAAGAGCGGTTGGTTAAGATCTTTCGTCTCAACCGAGGCGCGCATTCTACAGCAGCCTCATTTGCTGTCAAGTGATTATTTTCAGAAGTTTTCGAAGATTTCTTCAACAACTTCAACCACTTGCGCTTCCGATCTCTCGTTAGCGGGAGGCGAATTCTACAGCGTTACACGCTGCTGTCAACACCTCTTTTTCTCCGCTTTCGACCGAGAGGATCGAAACGTTAACAGAGCCAAACAACGCCGCCCTATCAACTCCTTCTGGGCTTCGATTAACTGAAGCAATTCGCTCTCGAAACTTACTTAACTCATTGAAACTCAAGGAGTTTTCCGTTTCGACTGCGCCGGAAGTGGGGCGAATTATAGACTTCCAGAATCTGCCGTCAACCCTTAATTTCGTTTTTCTATCAAACAAACAGAAACCCGTGGACCCCCTCCTATATATAAGGCAACACATAGCTCAATGAGCAATATATTGCTCAAAACAAAACAGTTAAGCATCATAGCGACTTCCGCTCTCCTATCCTTACTTCGGACGCCTTCTTCAAATGACCCCCCCTTCCCGCGGCCTGGCTTCGACACTGTTCCCCGTCGGCCTGCTGCTGATTGCCATGGCCTCGATCCAATCCGGCGCATCGCTGGCCAAAAGCATGTTTCCCATCGTCGGCGCCCAAGGGACTACAACCCTGCGGCTGATTTTCGCCAGCGTAATAATGCTGCTTCTGCTACGCCCATGGCGCGCCAGGCTGACGGCCAAATCCCTGCGCACCGTCGTCATCTACGGGATGGCGCTGGGCGGCATGAACTTTCTCTTCTATATGTCACTGCGCACCGTGCCCTTGGGCATTGCGGTTGCCCTGGAATTCACCGGCCCGCTGGCCGTTGCCATCTATGCGTCGCGCCGAGCGGTGGATTTCCTGTGGATTGCGCTGGCAATCGTAGGCCTTCTTCTACTGATTCCCAGCGGAGACACCAGCAACGGTATCGATTTGATCGGTGCCGCTTACGCGCTGGGCGCAGGCATCTGCTGGGCGCTCTACATCCTGTTCGGCCAGAAGGCAGGGAATGACAATGGCGTACAAACCGCCGCCCTTGGAGTGATGATCGCCGCTCTGTTCGTGGCCCCTATTGGAATCGTTCACGCCGGGGCGGCCTTGCTGACGCCGGCGCTGATCCCGATTGCCATCGGCGTCGCCGTTTTATCCACGGCCTTACCCTATACCCTGGAAATGGTCGCCCTCACGCGCCTGCCTGCACGCACCTTCGGTACCCTCATGAGTATCGAACCGGCATTCGGCGCCTTGTCCGGCTTGTTCTTCCTGCAAGAACACTTGTCCCTTGCTCAATGGCTGGCCATCACCTGCATCATCCTGGCCTCCGTGGGCGCCACGCTGACGATGCGCAATGAATCCAAACCGCTGGTGCCAGCCGATTGACTGGCTTTGCTTTAAAGGTAGCTCTGGTATTTGCCGCGCATTTAGGCCATGTTTAGCCCGTAAACGAATGTCATTCATGGAGAATTTCGACAGGGACAGCTGAACGCTACAATCGAGAGCGAGTAAAGCCTGCTTTGGCCCTTTTGGCGCAGCGGCTATAAGGATTGGAATGAAGCGAATTTTGATACTGTTAATGGTCGTGGCTATTGCCGGCTGTGCTGCGACCACCAAGACAGAAGTGAAACGGGGCAAAAAAGGGCTGCATATCAACTGTTCCGGCCTGTCCTCCTCCTGGGATCAGTGCTACACCAGTGCCGCCAACTCATGCGGCGCCAAGGGCTACCGGGTGATTGCCAAATCAGGTGACAACTCGGAAGAGCCAGGGGATTACCCATTCGGCCTTAACCCGGCCGGCTATACCAGCCGCAGCATGATCGTCATCTGTAAATGAAGCTTCGAGCAGTCACCCGCGACTGCTCATTAAATTGCCGAACAATACCTCCCCTTGGCAATGCTGGGTCTAGACTCCTGCTCGACAATCGAGCCAATGGAGTTCCCCATGACCCTCAACAAGAAAATCGTATTGGTAGTGGGTGCCGGCGATGCCACCGGCGGTGCCATTGCCAAGCGTTTTGCCCGCGAAGGTTACGTTGCCTGCGTCACCCGTCGCAGCGCCGACAAATTGCAACCTCTGGTAG from Pseudomonas tolaasii NCPPB 2192 includes the following:
- a CDS encoding LysR family transcriptional regulator, giving the protein MNTSGLNELEAVLAVARHRSFRAAATELDVSTSALSHSIAALEARMGVRLFNRTTRSVSLSEVGAEFVGTITPALSTIRIALEQAGNSQAAPTGTLRLNTSAGAAKQVMPLLLEYVRRYPQMKLDIVTEGRLVDIVSQGFDAGIRLGDSVPQDMIALDISPPQRFAVVGSPAYFARHPAPLSPLDLNAHECIRSRMPSGAIYRWEFERHGENIAVDVPGALTLDNPTLMLQAARAGLGLTYLTEWNAAADMAEGTLVRVLEEWTPPFDSLRLYYPGRRHIPAGLRALIDLIKEQAF
- the rhtA gene encoding threonine/homoserine exporter RhtA, which codes for MTPPSRGLASTLFPVGLLLIAMASIQSGASLAKSMFPIVGAQGTTTLRLIFASVIMLLLLRPWRARLTAKSLRTVVIYGMALGGMNFLFYMSLRTVPLGIAVALEFTGPLAVAIYASRRAVDFLWIALAIVGLLLLIPSGDTSNGIDLIGAAYALGAGICWALYILFGQKAGNDNGVQTAALGVMIAALFVAPIGIVHAGAALLTPALIPIAIGVAVLSTALPYTLEMVALTRLPARTFGTLMSIEPAFGALSGLFFLQEHLSLAQWLAITCIILASVGATLTMRNESKPLVPAD